The Geomonas agri genome contains the following window.
CAGAGGCGGCTGCCGTCCTTGCGCAGGCGCCACCCCTGCAGCTCCAGGCTTCCCATGCTGTCCGTGATCGAGAGTTCCCGCTGCGGAGTGCCGGAGCGGATCTCCTCCTTGGGGTGCAGCAGGGAGAAGTGCCTGCCCAGGATCTCGTGGGCGAGGTAGCGGGTGATGCGCTCGGCGCCGTTGTTCCATGACACGATTTCGCCCTTGACGTTGAGCAGGATCAGGGCGTAGTCCTTCACCTGCTCCGCCATCAGGCGGAAGTACTGGTCTCCGGCCCGCTGCGAGGGGGCTTGGACGTCACTGGTGGCCTTGTCTTCATCCCGTTTGTTGACCATTGCCTGTCCCTGTACTGTCCCTGTACTGTCGCTGTACTGTCGCTGTACTGTCGCTGTACTGTCGCTGTACTGTCGCTGTTGCGCCCGGCTTGAGAGTGCCTGTTACCGAACTGTGGTCTCGAAGCTCTGCATCCAGTTGGTGTCCCCAAGGCCGCGAGATCCGCCATCGTAGCCGAAGTACTTGTAGGTGATGCGGAGCCGGTCTCCCGCAGCCAGTTGCACCGGGATCTTGATTCTGAAGTCCGCACTTTCGTCCTGTTCCAGTTCGGTCGGTATGATGAAGGTCATCCCCCGCGCCCGGACCCTGCCCTGATCGTCCAACTGCACCGCCCAGATTTCCAGGTCACGCATCTGGAAATAGCGCACGTTCTTCACCACACCCTGGACCACGGTGCTTCCGTTAGCCGGTATCACTTCATATCCCATGAGGACGTCGAACTGCTTGTAGTGCTGAGGCAGAGCTGCCATGCGTTGCTGGTGCACATCGGGATCGGTGGCGCAGGCGCCCAAAAGGAGAAACAGTATTAAAAAGATGGGTCTTAGTTGTCTCATGTGACACCTCCTAACCAGCTGCTATTTTACGCCACTGCAGAGTAATGCACAACGCGGCGGAGTTTGCCCAACATGAGGTGCGGAAGGTTTTACGTAAACTGATTTTGGCAGAGGTGCGGCATGGCCGCGTTGGCGAGGGGGGGCGTGGCAGGGAAAAACGGCTCGGTGAAGGGCGCTGCCGCAGCCGGGGCGACAGCGCCTGTTGCAGGTTATCTGTCGTGGCGGCCACGGCCTTCGCGGCGTGCTTCACGCAGTGCCTTGAACTTGGCCGCTTGCTCCGGTGTCAGCAGGGCAATAAATTGTCTGTTCTGCGCGGCCCTTTGCACGGCGACGTCCGCCTGCAGTGCCGCCACTCGTGCCGCCTGGGTCCTGATGGCGGACTCGTCGGCGCTGCCGGAGCGAACAAGGGCCTGCAGTTCGTGCCGCTCGTGCCTGAGGGAAGCGAACAGCGGGGCGTTCTTGGCCCGGCCTGATTCGAAGATCGCCCGTGCCTCATGCTTTTGCTGGTCGGAGAGCCCCAACTCCTTGGCCATCTTCATGAACATGCCACGGTGCCCGCCCGGTTTTTGCTGCTCTGCGCACTCTTTGCCGTCTTCACCAGGCATCGGGCCGTAGCCGGCGAACGCGTTGTGGCCAGCCATAACGGCTGACGCGGTGATGCAGGTGAACAGTGCCAATTGCTTTAGCTGTGTTTTCATGTCACTTCTCCTTGTCGATCAGGCTTAATGGTGGCTCTCTCAGGTGTCCTATGGAGATACGGTACCTCCTGAATATGAAGATAATGTGAAGGAAATGAGGAAATTGTCACGGTACCCTTTAGAAAGTCTGGTGGATGCTC
Protein-coding sequences here:
- a CDS encoding FxLYD domain-containing protein, with translation MRQLRPIFLILFLLLGACATDPDVHQQRMAALPQHYKQFDVLMGYEVIPANGSTVVQGVVKNVRYFQMRDLEIWAVQLDDQGRVRARGMTFIIPTELEQDESADFRIKIPVQLAAGDRLRITYKYFGYDGGSRGLGDTNWMQSFETTVR
- a CDS encoding Spy/CpxP family protein refolding chaperone, with the protein product MKTQLKQLALFTCITASAVMAGHNAFAGYGPMPGEDGKECAEQQKPGGHRGMFMKMAKELGLSDQQKHEARAIFESGRAKNAPLFASLRHERHELQALVRSGSADESAIRTQAARVAALQADVAVQRAAQNRQFIALLTPEQAAKFKALREARREGRGRHDR